The following coding sequences lie in one Mycobacterium sp. DL440 genomic window:
- a CDS encoding TetR/AcrR family transcriptional regulator — MSPKPKAIDANVILDAAAYLIEKDGVEAFSMRGLAERIGVAATSIYWHVGGRDALFDSLVDRLVAEMARLPMEGDTPVNRIAALARNQRSLLIRRQHLLAIAHERDRTPTLFLPVQQKLAAELAEMGVAGARAALVLRAVEVHVISSSVMLFSAVRGPRHQEEDPSLWTADWPDQALVAALQSPTDYDAVFEYGLDALLAPLGPV, encoded by the coding sequence ATGAGTCCGAAGCCGAAGGCGATCGACGCCAACGTCATCCTCGATGCGGCGGCATACCTCATCGAAAAGGATGGTGTGGAAGCGTTTTCGATGCGGGGGCTGGCCGAGCGTATCGGCGTGGCCGCCACCTCGATCTACTGGCACGTCGGGGGCCGTGACGCGCTCTTCGACAGTCTGGTCGATCGCCTGGTCGCCGAGATGGCCCGATTGCCCATGGAGGGCGACACGCCCGTGAATCGGATTGCCGCACTTGCCCGCAACCAGCGCAGCCTGCTGATCCGACGCCAGCACCTGCTGGCGATCGCCCATGAGCGGGATCGCACGCCGACGTTGTTCCTGCCGGTCCAGCAGAAGCTGGCGGCCGAACTGGCCGAGATGGGTGTCGCCGGGGCCCGCGCCGCACTGGTGCTGCGCGCGGTCGAGGTACACGTGATCTCCTCGTCGGTGATGCTGTTCTCGGCCGTGCGTGGCCCCCGGCACCAGGAGGAAGACCCGTCCCTGTGGACCGCCGACTGGCCCGACCAGGCGCTCGTCGCCGCCCTGCAGTCCCCCACCGACTACGACGCGGTGTTCGAGTACGGTCTCGACGCGCTGCTGGCACCATTGGGTCCCGTCTAG
- a CDS encoding DUF302 domain-containing protein, whose protein sequence is MSTSEPQVIPFSGVRLRFDSTKRFADIVTALFVEVGETPVPIDDIAVKFTSWESYEREVRSHVGPSGFMLFAQWDHGGWINKAGIDRQVVRVVIGNPLIAITMLRHDVTAGLFAPVELLVTEEDDDRSALTYVVPSSLMVVEPNPALLKAATELDAKLAGLAATVTTP, encoded by the coding sequence GTGTCCACGTCTGAGCCGCAGGTGATCCCATTCTCCGGTGTGCGTCTACGATTCGACAGCACAAAACGTTTCGCTGACATCGTCACTGCACTATTCGTCGAGGTCGGCGAAACGCCGGTACCGATCGACGACATCGCGGTGAAATTCACGAGCTGGGAATCGTATGAACGTGAGGTCCGATCGCATGTCGGCCCAAGCGGATTCATGCTGTTCGCCCAGTGGGACCACGGCGGGTGGATCAATAAAGCCGGCATTGACCGTCAGGTAGTGCGGGTTGTCATCGGCAACCCGCTGATCGCGATCACCATGCTGCGACACGATGTGACCGCGGGCCTCTTCGCCCCGGTTGAACTGCTGGTCACCGAAGAAGATGACGACCGAAGCGCGCTGACGTACGTAGTGCCGTCGTCGTTGATGGTCGTCGAACCCAACCCTGCGCTTCTCAAGGCCGCCACGGAATTAGACGCGAAACTGGCGGGCCTGGCGGCCACGGTCACCACGCCCTGA
- a CDS encoding nitrilase-related carbon-nitrogen hydrolase, whose translation MTVVKAAAVQISPVLYSRDGTVEKVVDKIADLARAGVQFATFPETVVPYYPYFSFLQRPFEMAGEHLRLLDQAVTVPSAATHAIADAARAAGMVVSIGVNERDGGTLYNTQLLFDADGSLIQRRRKISPTYHERMIWGQGDGSGLRAVDSAVGRVGQLTCWEHYNPLARYALIADGEQIHSAMFPGSFGGALFAEQTEISVRNHALESGSFVVNATAWLDADQQAKIMADTGSPIGPISGGSFTAIVSPLGELLGEPMHSGEGEVIADLDFTLIDQRKSKMDARGHYSRPELLSLKIDHTATAHVHESSEADRVHV comes from the coding sequence ATGACTGTCGTCAAAGCCGCGGCGGTGCAAATCAGTCCGGTGCTCTACAGCCGCGACGGAACCGTCGAGAAGGTGGTGGACAAGATCGCAGATCTCGCGCGCGCCGGCGTGCAGTTCGCCACGTTTCCCGAGACCGTGGTGCCGTACTACCCCTACTTCTCGTTCCTGCAACGCCCGTTCGAGATGGCCGGCGAGCACCTGAGACTGCTTGATCAAGCCGTCACCGTGCCGTCGGCCGCCACCCACGCCATCGCTGATGCTGCCAGAGCAGCGGGCATGGTGGTATCCATTGGCGTGAACGAGCGCGACGGCGGCACCCTGTACAACACACAACTGCTGTTCGACGCCGACGGCAGCTTGATTCAGCGTCGCCGCAAGATCTCGCCTACCTATCACGAACGAATGATCTGGGGACAGGGTGACGGCTCTGGCCTTCGGGCCGTCGACAGCGCAGTCGGTCGCGTCGGCCAGCTGACGTGTTGGGAGCATTACAACCCGCTGGCTCGCTACGCACTGATTGCCGACGGTGAGCAGATTCACTCGGCAATGTTCCCCGGCTCGTTCGGCGGTGCTCTTTTCGCTGAGCAGACCGAGATCAGCGTTCGCAACCACGCACTCGAATCGGGCAGTTTTGTGGTCAATGCGACCGCCTGGCTGGATGCCGACCAACAGGCGAAGATCATGGCGGACACCGGGTCTCCGATCGGGCCCATCTCCGGCGGCTCATTCACCGCGATCGTCTCTCCGCTAGGTGAATTACTCGGCGAGCCAATGCATTCCGGCGAAGGCGAGGTGATCGCCGATCTCGACTTCACCCTGATCGACCAACGCAAATCCAAGATGGATGCCCGTGGGCACTACAGCCGCCCGGAACTGCTGAGCTTGAAGATCGATCACACCGCGACCGCACATGTGCACGAAAGCTCGGAGGCCGACCGTGTCCACGTCTGA
- a CDS encoding RND family transporter translates to MSSHGNGTQNGSGIARVIRVLAVPIVLGWVALTILTNSLVPPLEKVGEENTVGLSAKDAPAMIAMRKIGSDFQEFDSDSNAMVVLEGEQPLGDDAHHYYDGIVDKFEADTAHVQHVADFWGDPLTASGAQSNDGKSAYVQLYLRGNQGETLANESVAAVREIVNQSSPPAGIKVYVTGGAPLVSDQHHAGDKSVARVTAITLVVIAAMLLIVYRSIATMILVLLMVFMELGAARGIVAFLAHTGIIGLSTFAVNLLTLMVIAAGTDYAIFAIGRYQEARGDREDRETAYYTMFRSTSHVVLGSGMTIAGAMLCLSFTRLPYFQTMGVPCAVGTFVAVIAALTMGPAVIVIGSRFGRFEPKRSIRSRGWRRVGIAVVRWPGPILAATLGLALIGLLTLPGYKTNYDARKYLPSDLSANVGYAAAERHFSAARMNPELLMIETDRDLRNPADFLVIDKIAKGLVRVPGISRVQAITRPNGRPIEHTSIPFLLSRQGTLNTMNRKYNQDRMADMLVQADEMQKTIDTMERMSQLTQQMADITHSMVAKTKVMTLDIAELREHIGDFDDWLRPLRNYFYWEPHCFDIPVCQSLRSIFDTLDGIDALTDDVQELVPELERLDTLMPQLAALMPQQIESMKTMKTMMLTQRATQAGQQDQMAAMQENSTAMGKAFDEARNDDTFYLPPEAFDNKDFKRGMKNFISPDGKSVRFIISHEGDPATPEGVNHVEPIKLAAKEALKGTPLEGSRIYLAGTAATYKDMKDGSFYDLMIAGIAAVSLIFIIMLLITRSAVAAAVIVGTVLLSLGASFGLSVLVWQHLLGLELHWMVLAMSVILLLAVGSDYNLLLVSRFKEELSGGLKTGIIRAMAGTGSVVTSAGLVFAFTMASFAFSDLKVMAQVGTTIALGLLFDTLIVRSFMTPAIAALLGRWFWWPQVIQSAASKRRLAALRRDPDMHSVRAVP, encoded by the coding sequence ATGAGCAGCCACGGCAACGGCACGCAGAACGGGTCGGGCATCGCCCGGGTCATCCGCGTGCTGGCTGTGCCCATCGTGCTCGGCTGGGTGGCCCTGACCATCCTGACAAACTCGCTCGTCCCGCCGCTGGAGAAGGTCGGCGAGGAGAACACCGTCGGGCTGAGCGCCAAGGACGCGCCGGCGATGATCGCCATGCGCAAGATCGGCAGCGACTTCCAGGAGTTCGATTCCGACAGCAACGCCATGGTGGTGCTGGAAGGCGAGCAGCCCCTGGGTGACGACGCACACCACTACTACGACGGCATCGTGGACAAGTTCGAAGCCGACACCGCCCATGTGCAGCACGTGGCCGACTTCTGGGGCGATCCGCTGACGGCCTCGGGCGCACAGAGCAATGACGGCAAGTCCGCCTATGTCCAGCTCTACCTCCGTGGCAATCAGGGTGAAACGCTGGCCAACGAATCGGTAGCCGCGGTCCGCGAAATCGTCAACCAGTCGTCGCCTCCGGCCGGGATCAAGGTGTACGTCACCGGTGGGGCCCCGCTGGTCTCTGATCAGCACCACGCCGGCGACAAGAGCGTCGCGCGGGTCACCGCCATCACGCTCGTGGTGATCGCGGCGATGTTGCTGATCGTCTACCGCTCGATTGCCACCATGATCCTGGTGCTGCTGATGGTGTTCATGGAGCTCGGTGCCGCGCGCGGCATCGTGGCGTTCCTGGCACACACCGGGATCATCGGATTGTCGACCTTCGCGGTCAACCTCTTGACATTGATGGTCATCGCGGCGGGAACCGACTACGCGATCTTCGCGATCGGTCGTTATCAAGAGGCGCGAGGTGACCGCGAAGACCGGGAAACCGCGTACTACACGATGTTCCGCAGTACGTCGCATGTGGTCCTCGGGTCCGGCATGACCATCGCCGGCGCGATGCTGTGTCTCAGCTTCACGCGCCTGCCGTACTTCCAGACCATGGGTGTGCCGTGCGCGGTGGGCACGTTCGTCGCGGTGATCGCCGCACTGACGATGGGCCCGGCGGTCATCGTGATCGGCAGCCGGTTCGGGCGTTTCGAGCCCAAGCGCAGCATCCGGTCGCGAGGCTGGCGTCGGGTCGGTATCGCGGTGGTCCGGTGGCCCGGTCCGATCCTGGCCGCGACGTTGGGGCTGGCACTCATCGGCCTGCTCACGCTGCCGGGATACAAGACCAATTACGACGCCCGCAAATACCTGCCGTCCGACCTGTCTGCCAATGTCGGATATGCCGCCGCCGAAAGGCATTTCAGCGCCGCGCGGATGAATCCGGAATTGCTGATGATCGAGACCGACCGCGATCTGCGAAACCCCGCAGACTTCCTCGTCATCGACAAGATCGCCAAGGGGCTCGTCCGTGTCCCGGGAATCTCCCGGGTGCAGGCCATCACCCGGCCCAACGGCCGCCCGATCGAGCACACGTCCATCCCGTTCCTGCTGAGCCGGCAGGGCACGCTCAACACGATGAACCGGAAGTACAACCAGGACCGGATGGCTGACATGCTGGTTCAGGCCGACGAGATGCAGAAGACCATCGACACGATGGAGCGGATGTCGCAGCTGACCCAGCAGATGGCCGACATCACGCATTCGATGGTGGCCAAGACCAAGGTGATGACCCTCGATATCGCCGAATTGCGGGAACACATCGGTGATTTCGACGATTGGCTGCGCCCCTTGCGCAACTATTTCTACTGGGAGCCGCACTGTTTCGACATCCCGGTGTGCCAGTCGCTCCGGTCGATCTTCGACACCCTCGACGGGATCGACGCCCTCACCGATGACGTCCAGGAGTTGGTACCCGAGCTCGAGCGCCTGGACACCTTGATGCCGCAATTGGCCGCGTTGATGCCACAGCAGATCGAGTCCATGAAGACCATGAAGACGATGATGCTGACGCAGCGCGCCACCCAGGCCGGTCAGCAGGATCAGATGGCCGCCATGCAGGAGAACTCGACGGCGATGGGCAAGGCCTTCGACGAGGCTCGCAATGACGATACGTTCTATCTCCCGCCGGAGGCCTTCGACAACAAGGACTTCAAACGCGGCATGAAGAACTTCATCTCGCCGGACGGAAAGTCGGTGCGATTCATCATCAGCCACGAGGGCGATCCGGCGACGCCGGAGGGCGTCAACCATGTGGAGCCGATCAAGCTGGCGGCCAAGGAAGCGCTCAAGGGCACGCCGCTGGAAGGTTCCAGGATCTATCTGGCAGGTACCGCAGCCACCTACAAGGATATGAAGGACGGATCGTTCTACGACCTGATGATCGCCGGAATCGCCGCGGTGTCACTGATTTTCATCATCATGCTGCTGATCACCCGCAGCGCGGTGGCGGCAGCGGTGATCGTCGGCACGGTGCTCTTGTCCCTGGGCGCGTCATTCGGCCTGTCGGTGCTCGTCTGGCAGCATCTCCTCGGGCTGGAACTGCACTGGATGGTGTTGGCGATGTCGGTCATCCTGCTGCTGGCGGTCGGGTCTGACTACAACCTTCTGCTGGTGTCCCGTTTCAAGGAAGAGCTGTCCGGTGGCCTGAAAACCGGCATCATCCGGGCGATGGCGGGTACCGGTTCCGTGGTGACCTCGGCGGGTCTGGTGTTCGCCTTCACCATGGCATCGTTCGCGTTCAGTGATCTCAAGGTCATGGCACAGGTCGGCACCACCATCGCACTTGGCCTGCTGTTCGACACCCTGATTGTGCGGTCTTTCATGACCCCGGCGATCGCGGCGTTGCTGGGCCGGTGGTTCTGGTGGCCGCAGGTCATCCAGTCGGCGGCGTCCAAGCGGCGGCTGGCCGCGCTGCGGCGCGATCCGGACATGCACAGCGTCCGCGCGGTCCCGTAA
- a CDS encoding sulfatase-like hydrolase/transferase has product MTNRPDIVVLMTDEERAIPPYESADVLAWRRSALSGRRWFDEHGVSFARHYTGSLACVPSRPTLFTGQYPDLHGVTQTDGIGKRYDDSRLRWLRGGEVPTLGNWFRAAGYDTYYEGKWHISHADLTDPATGRPLASNDDDGVVDPVAVQAYRDADPLGPYGFSGWVGPEPHGAAMSNSGFRRDPLFADRIVTWLNDRYARRRAGETEALRPFLLVASFVNPHDIVLFPAWARRSPLSPSATLDPPQVPAAPTAEEDLRSKPAAQAAFRDAYYSGYGPARAIGRTYRRKAQQYRDLYYRLHAEVDGPIDRVRRTVTENGSENAVLVRTSDHGDLLGAHGGLHQKWFNLYDEATRVPFVIARIGAGATTARTVSAPTSHVDLVPTLLGAAAVDVDATATELAGSFSEVHPLPGRDLMPVVAGADADADRPIYLMTRDNVLEGDTGASGLARQLGREVNPPAPLRIRVPAHVAANFEGMVVRVDAAFGGSGHLWKLVRTFDDPGTWTEPGVRHLAANGAGGEAYRSDPLDDQWELYDLTADPTEAENRWSEPDLHELRAHLRDQLKQIRAASVPERHQPWPYANRRPPAGPRRGVLGRFGIRRESAR; this is encoded by the coding sequence GTGACCAACAGACCGGACATCGTGGTCCTGATGACGGATGAGGAACGCGCGATTCCTCCCTACGAATCCGCTGATGTACTCGCGTGGCGTCGAAGCGCCCTGAGTGGCCGGCGCTGGTTTGACGAGCACGGCGTGAGTTTCGCCAGGCACTACACCGGCTCACTGGCCTGCGTGCCCAGTCGTCCGACCCTGTTCACCGGCCAGTACCCCGATCTGCACGGCGTCACCCAGACCGACGGGATCGGCAAGCGCTACGACGATTCCCGGCTGCGCTGGCTCCGTGGCGGGGAGGTGCCGACGCTGGGCAACTGGTTCCGCGCCGCGGGATACGACACGTATTACGAGGGAAAGTGGCACATTTCGCACGCCGATCTCACCGACCCCGCGACCGGGCGACCGTTGGCCTCCAATGACGATGACGGTGTCGTGGATCCGGTGGCGGTGCAGGCATACCGTGATGCCGACCCGCTGGGGCCCTACGGCTTTTCCGGATGGGTGGGGCCCGAGCCGCACGGGGCGGCCATGTCCAACAGCGGTTTTCGGCGCGACCCGTTGTTCGCCGACCGAATCGTCACCTGGCTGAACGACCGGTACGCTCGGCGCCGGGCCGGTGAGACCGAAGCGCTGCGGCCGTTCCTGCTGGTGGCCAGCTTCGTCAATCCACATGACATCGTTCTTTTCCCGGCCTGGGCGCGGCGCAGTCCGCTGTCCCCCTCGGCCACACTCGATCCGCCGCAAGTGCCGGCGGCACCGACCGCCGAGGAGGATCTGCGCAGCAAGCCGGCTGCGCAGGCGGCCTTCCGCGACGCCTACTACTCCGGCTACGGTCCGGCCCGGGCGATCGGCCGCACCTACCGACGTAAGGCACAGCAGTACCGCGACCTCTACTACCGACTGCACGCGGAGGTCGACGGGCCGATTGATCGGGTGCGCCGGACCGTCACCGAAAACGGGTCCGAAAACGCCGTGCTGGTGCGCACTTCCGATCACGGCGATCTGCTCGGTGCACACGGCGGGCTGCACCAGAAGTGGTTCAACCTCTACGACGAAGCCACCCGGGTGCCGTTCGTCATCGCGCGGATCGGGGCTGGTGCAACCACGGCGCGCACCGTCTCGGCACCCACCTCACACGTCGACCTGGTGCCGACGCTGCTCGGCGCGGCCGCGGTGGACGTCGACGCGACGGCCACCGAATTGGCCGGCTCCTTCTCCGAGGTGCATCCGCTGCCCGGACGTGACCTGATGCCCGTGGTGGCCGGTGCTGACGCCGACGCCGACCGGCCGATCTATCTGATGACCCGCGACAATGTGCTCGAAGGTGACACCGGCGCGTCCGGGCTGGCCCGGCAGTTGGGCCGAGAGGTCAACCCGCCTGCACCCCTACGGATCAGGGTACCGGCGCACGTCGCTGCCAACTTCGAGGGAATGGTGGTCCGTGTCGACGCGGCCTTCGGCGGATCCGGACACCTTTGGAAATTGGTGCGGACCTTCGACGATCCGGGCACCTGGACCGAACCGGGCGTCCGGCATCTGGCGGCCAACGGCGCGGGCGGGGAAGCTTACCGCAGCGATCCACTCGACGATCAGTGGGAACTGTACGACCTGACGGCCGATCCTACCGAAGCTGAAAACCGTTGGTCCGAACCAGATTTGCACGAGCTGCGCGCACACCTGCGCGACCAGCTCAAGCAGATCCGGGCCGCCTCGGTCCCAGAACGCCACCAACCGTGGCCGTACGCCAACCGCCGACCTCCGGCCGGCCCGCGGCGCGGTGTGCTGGGACGCTTCGGTATCCGCCGGGAGAGCGCCAGATAG
- a CDS encoding TIGR02206 family membrane protein, with the protein MLAAQREFSAYGPSHLVVLAVFVAGAVLLVSIGRRQTESQARLLSRVLAVLLIAAFLVALAYKLAEPTVDTSVPLQLCDVAELAAAYALWSQRHWAFVLTYYWGLVLSSQALITPDIGTAKDGAPDFPHHLFVTFFTLHVLVVLAAIYLTWGRGMRPRWRDYRFAVVATLVWAAVTFAFNVVTGANYGYLNSKPPTASLLDVLGPWPVYLLTEITVVLIVWALMTWPWERARRHAVTAAPHL; encoded by the coding sequence TTGTTGGCTGCACAGCGTGAGTTTTCGGCATATGGCCCGTCGCACTTGGTGGTGCTGGCGGTGTTCGTGGCTGGCGCGGTTCTGCTGGTCAGCATCGGCCGTCGGCAGACCGAATCGCAGGCCCGGCTCCTGAGCCGTGTCCTGGCGGTTTTGCTCATCGCGGCATTCCTCGTGGCGCTGGCCTACAAACTGGCCGAGCCCACGGTCGACACCTCGGTGCCGCTGCAGTTGTGTGATGTCGCGGAACTCGCGGCGGCGTATGCCCTGTGGTCGCAACGGCATTGGGCTTTCGTGCTCACCTACTACTGGGGCCTCGTCCTGAGCTCGCAGGCGTTGATCACACCGGATATCGGTACCGCCAAAGACGGCGCTCCGGATTTTCCCCACCATCTTTTCGTCACGTTCTTCACACTTCACGTGCTCGTCGTGTTGGCGGCGATCTATCTGACCTGGGGGAGAGGCATGCGACCGCGGTGGCGTGACTACCGCTTCGCGGTCGTCGCCACCCTCGTCTGGGCGGCAGTCACCTTCGCCTTCAACGTGGTCACCGGGGCCAACTACGGCTATCTCAACAGCAAGCCCCCCACCGCGTCGCTGCTGGATGTCTTGGGCCCGTGGCCGGTGTATCTGCTGACCGAGATCACGGTGGTCCTCATCGTCTGGGCGCTGATGACCTGGCCGTGGGAACGCGCGCGGCGGCACGCGGTGACAGCCGCGCCCCATCTGTGA
- a CDS encoding aromatic ring-hydroxylating dioxygenase subunit alpha, with translation MALSSTHTDSPRRADAIGDPPARPTLVPAGRYYSPAFAQLEVERMWPRVWQVACTVDHVAEPGDYFEYRCGPYSVLIIRADNGVLRAFQNACRHRGNALCTGAGSSLRELKCGYHGWTWDLAGALKRIPNRKGFGTVHMSEFPLAPVQVDTWERLVFVNLDPGAIPLADYLEAVPGDIAWCGLGDFRCYATMTIDVDANWKTIADGYSETYHVQTLHPELHRCMDDVYAPQKIWGHTGKSESLYGVPSPRLAGSLSDEEVWDAYVCTQGPLMGMAEGTPFPSDRQSPSQSVADVIATQIKEFAAGRGVDINWASTDQVMCLHQYNVFPNLTLLASADHLTVMTSLPGPDPDRGQLVMTLMTRMPPQAPRVRPADVRMSAAEAHPGVVMSQDIEVLAGLQRGVHQPGFTHLVLSAEERRIINMHRNLDRYLELPESECVAEAEAGG, from the coding sequence ATGGCCCTGAGTTCCACGCACACCGACAGCCCACGACGGGCCGACGCGATCGGCGACCCGCCGGCACGACCCACCCTGGTGCCGGCCGGCCGCTACTACTCACCAGCCTTCGCCCAACTCGAAGTGGAGCGGATGTGGCCGCGAGTGTGGCAGGTGGCATGCACCGTCGATCATGTGGCCGAACCCGGCGACTACTTCGAATACCGTTGCGGCCCTTATTCGGTGCTGATCATCCGCGCGGACAACGGTGTGTTGCGCGCCTTCCAGAATGCCTGCCGCCATCGCGGCAACGCGCTGTGCACCGGCGCCGGTTCGTCGTTGCGGGAACTGAAGTGCGGCTACCACGGCTGGACCTGGGATCTGGCCGGGGCACTCAAACGGATCCCGAACCGCAAGGGGTTCGGCACGGTGCACATGTCCGAATTTCCACTGGCTCCCGTGCAGGTCGACACCTGGGAACGGCTGGTCTTCGTCAACCTCGACCCAGGCGCGATACCCCTGGCCGACTACCTGGAGGCGGTCCCCGGCGACATCGCCTGGTGCGGGCTCGGCGACTTCCGTTGCTACGCAACGATGACCATCGACGTCGACGCCAATTGGAAGACCATCGCCGACGGCTACAGCGAGACCTACCACGTCCAGACCCTGCACCCCGAGCTGCACCGGTGCATGGACGACGTCTACGCGCCCCAGAAGATCTGGGGCCACACGGGTAAATCCGAATCGCTGTACGGAGTTCCGAGCCCGCGGCTGGCCGGCTCCTTGAGCGATGAAGAGGTGTGGGACGCCTACGTGTGCACCCAGGGTCCCCTGATGGGCATGGCCGAGGGCACACCGTTCCCGTCGGACCGCCAGTCCCCCAGCCAATCGGTGGCCGACGTGATCGCCACGCAGATCAAGGAATTCGCAGCCGGACGCGGCGTCGACATCAACTGGGCCAGCACCGATCAGGTGATGTGCCTGCACCAGTACAACGTCTTCCCCAACCTGACCCTGCTGGCCAGCGCCGATCATCTGACGGTGATGACATCGTTGCCCGGGCCCGATCCTGACCGAGGACAGCTCGTGATGACGCTGATGACCCGCATGCCCCCGCAGGCGCCGCGGGTCAGGCCGGCGGATGTCCGGATGAGCGCCGCGGAGGCCCACCCCGGCGTGGTGATGAGCCAGGACATCGAGGTCCTGGCCGGCCTGCAGCGCGGTGTGCACCAGCCGGGCTTCACCCACCTGGTCCTGTCCGCCGAGGAGCGGAGAATCATCAACATGCACCGCAACCTCGATCGCTACCTCGAACTCCCCGAGTCCGAATGCGTCGCCGAAGCCGAAGCCGGCGGATGA
- a CDS encoding DUF4185 domain-containing protein — MAAAAAIGLVVAVGVAPAASAEPCEGAAAAAQPLPNQAFQIPKPSRLAPLNRPIGHMPVGANDRAPLPKLGQLPLALLKALMPNTGQVRQKAAVVPAPNPGGAQPVPNAAQPAPAPAAAQPAPAPAAQPAPGAPPGTSIVGWVTGPDSPNQTIKRFAITGTDLGIMWDNGDPVNRQVLMAFGDTNGYCGIPGKQWRYNALFRSQDGSLSQTVAVPDGVVANKYSGSPVWRQGISKQIINSIGRAPEETGIIPTAGISVGRNQYLNFMSIRNWDSPGAWSTNFSAIAMSPDNGENWGVYPGTIRPPGGGNENFQMGAFLKPGPGDPYIYTFGTPNGRGGSAYLARVSPGLIPDLTKYEYWNADNNAWVPGNPAAATPVIPGPVSEMSAQYNTYLKQYLVLYGNGANDVVMRTAPAPQGPWGPEQLIVPSSQIPGGIYAPYLHPWSTGKELYYNLSLWSAYNVMLMKTVLP; from the coding sequence ATGGCAGCGGCGGCCGCAATCGGACTGGTCGTGGCCGTCGGCGTAGCGCCTGCGGCATCGGCCGAACCCTGTGAAGGCGCTGCCGCGGCGGCACAGCCACTCCCGAATCAGGCATTCCAGATTCCGAAGCCGTCCAGGCTGGCCCCGCTCAACCGGCCGATCGGACACATGCCGGTGGGGGCCAATGACCGTGCTCCGCTGCCCAAACTGGGGCAGTTGCCGTTGGCCCTGCTCAAGGCGCTGATGCCGAACACCGGGCAGGTCAGGCAGAAGGCGGCGGTGGTCCCGGCGCCCAATCCTGGTGGTGCCCAGCCGGTCCCGAATGCCGCGCAGCCGGCTCCGGCTCCGGCGGCGGCTCAGCCCGCTCCGGCTCCCGCTGCCCAACCGGCCCCGGGTGCACCTCCGGGCACGTCGATCGTCGGGTGGGTAACCGGACCTGACAGCCCCAACCAGACGATCAAACGCTTCGCGATCACCGGCACCGACCTCGGAATCATGTGGGACAACGGCGATCCGGTGAACCGGCAGGTGTTGATGGCGTTCGGTGACACCAACGGCTATTGCGGTATTCCGGGCAAGCAGTGGCGCTACAACGCGTTGTTCCGCAGCCAGGACGGATCGCTGTCGCAGACGGTTGCCGTGCCCGACGGCGTGGTCGCCAACAAATACTCCGGTTCCCCGGTCTGGCGCCAGGGTATTTCGAAGCAGATCATCAACAGCATCGGCCGGGCCCCGGAGGAGACGGGCATCATTCCGACGGCGGGAATCTCCGTCGGGCGCAACCAATATCTGAACTTCATGTCGATCCGGAACTGGGACAGCCCTGGAGCGTGGTCGACCAACTTCTCGGCGATCGCGATGTCGCCGGACAACGGCGAGAACTGGGGCGTGTACCCGGGGACCATCCGCCCACCCGGAGGAGGTAACGAGAACTTCCAGATGGGTGCGTTCCTCAAGCCGGGCCCCGGTGATCCGTACATCTATACGTTCGGGACACCGAACGGGCGAGGCGGGTCGGCGTACCTGGCGCGAGTGTCGCCCGGTCTCATTCCGGATCTCACGAAATACGAATACTGGAACGCGGACAACAACGCCTGGGTGCCGGGTAACCCGGCGGCAGCGACGCCGGTGATCCCGGGCCCCGTGAGCGAAATGTCGGCCCAGTACAACACGTATCTCAAGCAGTACCTCGTGCTGTACGGCAACGGGGCCAACGATGTCGTGATGCGGACCGCGCCCGCGCCGCAGGGGCCGTGGGGACCCGAGCAGTTGATCGTGCCCTCGTCACAGATCCCTGGCGGCATCTACGCGCCGTATCTGCATCCATGGTCGACGGGCAAGGAGTTGTACTACAACCTGTCGCTGTGGTCTGCCTACAACGTCATGCTGATGAAGACGGTGCTGCCGTAG